The Natrinema saccharevitans genome includes the window AGCTTTGAAATCGGACTTTCATAGCTAGCCCATGGCCGATGAGAAGACGACGGTAACGGTGTCGACGGAGACCTGGAAGCGGCTTACGATGCGAAAAGATCCGGGCGATAGTTTCGACGACGTGATCACCGACCTGCTCGACGAAGTCGAAGACACGGACGGCGACTGACTCATAGTCGCGGACTGCTCTCAGCCTCGAGCCTTTCGAACGATGAAAGACGACGGTCAAAACCTATGATTCTCGAGGCATTGAACTCGTCGGGTATAATTCTCTCTTCAGCAGTGATTGGGAAGAATATCGACAGGAGCCGAGAAGAGGTAACACGTCGCCTTTCGGATCTTGTAACCGATGGACTCGTCTCTCGCGTTGAACGCGGATACTACGAAATCACGGACCTCGGCGAGCAGTATCTCGAGGGAGATTTCGATGCGGACGACCTCGAGCCGGATACCGAGTGATCGGTTTACTGGTCTCGACGGACGGAGTGAACGTTCGGCATCGTGATACCGACCGAGTCCTGGTCGATCTGACGAAGTTTGTGCACCTTGGTTTCGACAGGGATACTGGGCTCGACGAGGACGATCCC containing:
- a CDS encoding antitoxin VapB family protein: MADEKTTVTVSTETWKRLTMRKDPGDSFDDVITDLLDEVEDTDGD
- a CDS encoding helix-turn-helix domain-containing protein is translated as MILEALNSSGIILSSAVIGKNIDRSREEVTRRLSDLVTDGLVSRVERGYYEITDLGEQYLEGDFDADDLEPDTE